From one Branchiostoma floridae strain S238N-H82 chromosome 3, Bfl_VNyyK, whole genome shotgun sequence genomic stretch:
- the LOC118411791 gene encoding baculoviral IAP repeat-containing protein 7-B-like — translation MVLGQGSDGRPVTPNQPNQRQSNPGNPYSKASLNGCPIGQPANMDIHDRHSLITKHRNGREDGKFVKNPEGSPVHGTGAGPHMAHGNGVDAGQMAYRLAPKFDNALSEVPKHSNSSKGNHETDAVDGGRTYDRSDHPGRRTETTRVTASSNYYQTRNLNTERDRLSTYFDWPQGVPVTPEELARQGFFYLGHEDRVECAFCGGVLHQWEAGDDPFIEHRRHYPHCPFANGEATANVPLGATSPPTGRPGTAQAVVSSPSHQPPSSSTPALVTSGQVEPHRAGSRNTSVFALPVGTEWPKQPDFADEQSRLSTFHNWPRYSPMSPLRLVRAGFLYTCKYLRRTYSADVADHVRCYWCDGGLKDWQQDDDPWEEHARWYGSECGYVIMNKGMDYIREVRTRRPPVVQQPQFRWGVEAGIVQSVLDMGFDENRVQAVIQNYWQRYNRPFTTATELLNALLPQEEVPFYPPNEEEEPPFTFQNAPVFSSPAPAPSPRPVDEQPLDPETMERELRRLREERQCKVCLSADACMVFIPCGHLCCCEHCANMLRMRGRRCPLCRALFQRVQRAFLA, via the exons ATGGTGTTGGGTCAAGGCTCGGACGGAAGACCGGTCACACCCAATCAGCCAAATCAGAGGCAATCTAACCCTGGCAATCCCTACAGCAAGGCGTCTTTAAATGGATGTCCAATCGGTCAGCCCGCAAACATGGACATACACGATAGACACTCTTTAATCACAAAGCATCGTAATGGCAGAGAAGATGGCAAATTCGTCAAGAATCCTGAAGGCAGTCCTGTGCATGGAACAGGTGCAGGTCCACACATGGCACATGGAAATGGCGTCGACGCTGGACAGATGGCATATAGATTGGCTCCCAAGTTTGATAATGCATTAAGTGAAGTACCGAAACACTCAAACAGCTCTAAAGGTAACCACGAAACAGACGCAGTGGACGGAGGAAGGACATACGACAGATCTGACCATCCTGGCAGGCGAACAGAAACCACGAGAGTTACAGCAAGTTCAAACTATTACCAGACAAGAAATCTTAACACAGAGAGAGATCGGCTTAGCACGTACTTTGACTGGCCACAAGGTGTCCCCGTGACACCAGAAGAGCTTGCGAGGCAAGGTTTCTTTTATCTCGGCCACGAAGACAGGGTAGAGTGTGCGTTCTGTGGAGGTGTTCTTCACCAGTGGGAGGCGGGTGACGATCCATTCATAGAGCATCGGCGACACTACCCACACTGCCCCTTCGCTAACGGAGAAGCGACTGCAAACGTTCCACTTGGAGCGACATCGCCACCAACGGGTAGACCTGGTACAGCTCAAGCAGTCGTTAGCAGCCCGAGTCATCAACcaccttcaagttcaacaccGGCGCTGGTCACTTCTGGTCAAGTGGAACCTCATAGGGCCGGATCCAGAAATACATCAGTATTTGCTTTGCCAGTTGGGACGGAGTGGCCAAAACAACCAGATTTCGCGGACGAGCAAAGTCGACTGTCCACCTTTCACAACTGGCCGAGATATTCTCCCATGTCACCTCTGAGGCTGGTACGGGCAGGCTTCCTATACACCTGTAAGTAT TTGCGCCGGACCTACTCCGCAGACGTTGCCGACCATGTCCGCTGTTACTGGTGTGACGGCGGCCTGAAGGACTGGCAGCAGGACGATGACCCCTGGGAGGAGCATGCGCGCTGGTACGGGTCTGAGTGCGGCTACGTCATCATGAACAAGGGCATGGACTACATTCGGGAAGTCAGGACACGCCGTCCTCCCGTCGTGCAACAG CCACAGTTTCGGTGGGGTGTGGAAGCAGGTATCGTACAAAGTGTTCTCGACATGGGATTCGATGAGAACAGGGTACAAGCTGTCATTCAAAACTACTGGCAGCGGTACAACAGACCATTTACAACGGCAACAGAACTTCTGAATGCACTCCTGCCACAAGAGGAGGTTCCATTCTATCCACCGAATGAGGAAGAAGAGCCGCCCTTCACTTTTCAAAATGCCCCTGTTTTCTCATCCCCTGCACCAGCCCCTAGTCCTAGACCAGTGGACG AACAACCTCTGGACCCTGAGACGATGGAAAGGGAGCTCCGGCGGCTCCGTGAAGAGAGGCAGTGCaaggtgtgtctgtctgcagaCGCCTGCATGGTGTTCATCCCGTGCGGACATCTCTGCTGTTGCGAACATTGCGCCAACATGCTGAGGATGAGAGGACGCCGCTGCCCGCTCTGTAGAGCTCTCTTCCAGAGGGTTCAGCGCGCTTTTCTTGCATGA
- the LOC118412711 gene encoding hydroxyacid oxidase 1-like, translating to MSVNALTSIADFEKSAHEKLPDFAWSYYSRTSDAGQTYQDNIEAFRRYRLIPRNLRDVSIRDTSVTVLGSNLAIPVAIAPTAFHRFAHPNAELATTKGATAMKTGMVLSSWSNHSLEEVAEATPRGIRWFYMLFYKDRNHMKRLLDRAERAGYSAIFLTIDSPIFPFSTGRPAPGAIPVPLRFPNVFDEEPPHAIGTAEYRQCLRDAVKEPATWEDVEWVRENTRLPVVLKGILSADDAKMAVERGVNGIYVSNHGGRELDGVPATIDVLPDIVRAVDGKAEVYLDGGVRTGTDVLKALALGARCVFIGRPALWGLAHNGEEGVQQVLQILTDELSLAMARTGCSKISDIQPSLVVHQSYYGIPPVKVVPKSRY from the exons ATGTCTGTGAACGCGCTAACTTCCATCGCGGATTTTGAGAAGTCTGCGCACGAGAAGCTGCCGGATTTTGCCTGGTCGTACTATAGTCGTACTTCAGACGCCGGACAAACGTACCAAGATAACATCGAGGCCTTCCGACG GTACCGCCTCATCCCACGGAACCTCCGTGACGTCTCCATCCGGGACACCTCGGTAACGGTGCTGGGGTCCAACCTAGCCATCCCAGTAGCCATTGCGCCAACTGCCTTTCACCGTTTTGCTCATCCTAATGCGGAGTTGGCGACCACCAAGG GCGCCACCGCCATGAAAACAGGGATGGTGTTGAGTTCTTGGTCTAACCACTCTCTTGAGGAGGTTGCTGAAGCGACTCCTCGCGGGATCCGCTGGTTCTATATGCTGTTCTACAAAGACCGTAACCACATGAAACGTCTGCTGGACCGGGCAGAGCGTGCGGGATATAGCGCCATATTCCTCACCATAGACTCACCTATCTTCCCATTCTCTACTGGCAGGCCTGCCCCCGGGGCTATCCCGGTTCCTCTTAG GTTTCCGAACGTCTTTGACGAAGAACCGCCCCATGCCATCGGTACTGCGGAGTACCGACAGTGTTTGAGAGATGCAGTAAAGGAACCGGCGACGTGGGAGGACGTGGAGTGGGTCAGGGAGAACACCAGGCTGCCTGTCGTCTTGAAGGGGATTCTCTCAG CGGACGATGCCAAGATGGCTGTGGAACGTGGAGTGAACGGCATCTATGTGTCTAACCACGGCGGGAGAGAACTGGACGGTGTGCCGGCAACT ATAGACGTCCTGCCCGACATCGTCCGTGCTGTGGACGGTAAGGCGGAGGTTTACCTGGACGGAGGGGTCCGGACTGGGACGGACGTGCTGAAGGCCTTGGCGCTGGGGGCCAGATGTGTGTTCATCGGCAGGCCCGCACTCTGGGGTTTGGCACATAAC GGGGAAGAAGGAGTCCAGCAAGTTCTACAGATTCTGACAGATGAACTCAGCCTGGCCATGGCTAGGACAG GTTGTTCCAAGATATCCGACATCCAGCCGTCACTTGTTGTGCACCAGTCGTATTATGGCATACCACCTGTCAAAGTAGTGCCGAAGTCTAGATATTAG
- the LOC118410719 gene encoding hydroxyacid oxidase 1-like gives MAEGLISDLTCVLDFEKEARKKLSGFAWQFFSRRRDAGQTYQDNVDAFKRYRLIPRNLRDVSIRDTTVTVLGTKLDFPVAIAPTAMQRLAHPDAELATAKGAASVNTGMVLSSWANHSLEEVAKAAPRGVRWFYLLFFKDRRLTRHLLERAQRAGYTAIVLTADQPSFSFSRHEKPTLPPVLVRYPNAYYAGDPVGLVGTVEVEEHLRATVKVPGTWEDVGWVRKNTKLPVVLKGILSAEDARTAVNLGVDAVYVSNHGGRQMDGLPATIDVLPDIVRAVDGKAEVYLDGGVRTGTDVLKALSLGARCVFIGRPALWGLACNGAEGVGQVLRVLRDEFSLAMARAGCAKVADITSSLVLHESYYSSRQLRHPRAINDKKLKSKY, from the exons ATGGCGGAAGGACTGATTTCTGACCTAACATGTGTCTTAGACTTTGAGAAAGAAGCCCGCAAGAAACTTTCTGGCTTCGCCTGGCAGTTCTTCAGCAGGCGGAGGGATGCAGGACAGACGTATCAGGACAATGTTGACGCCTTCAAACG atatcgTCTCATCCCCCGTAACCTCCGTGACGTGTCCATCCGGGATACTACAGTCACCGTACTGGGTACCAAGTTAGATTTCCCAGTAGCCATTGCGCCAACAGCCATGCAACGATTGGCTCATCCCGACGCAGAGTTGGCGACCGCAAAAG gaGCGGCCTCGGTGAACACGGGGATGGTGTTGAGTTCCTGGGCTAACCACTCCTTAGAGGAGGTTGCTAAAGCGGCTCCGCGGGGGGTCCGCTGGTTCTACCTGTTGTTCTTCAAAGACCGACGTCTCACGAGGCACCTACTGGAGAGGGCACAACGGGCAGGCTACACCGCCATAGTCCTGACAGCCGACCAGCCAAGCTTTTCCTTTTCCCGCCACGAAAAGCCGACCCTACCGCCCGTCCTTGTAAG ATATCCCAACGCGTACTACGCGGGAGATCCCGTCGGGTTGGTCGGGACAGTCGAAGTCGAAGAGCACCTCAGAGCGACGGTAAAGGTGCCCGGGACGTGGGAGGACGTGGGGTGGGTCAGGAAGAACACCAAGCTTCCTGTGGTCCTGAAAGGCATTCTCTCAG CTGAAGACGCCAGGACAGCTGTGAATCTAGGGGTAGACGCCGTCTATGTGTCGAACCACGGCGGGAGGCAGATGGACGGTTTACCCGCCACA ATAGACGTCCTGCCCGACATCGTCCGTGCTGTGGACGGTAAGGCGGAGGTTTACCTGGACGGAGGGGTCCGGACTGGGACGGACGTGCTGAAGGCCTTGTCGCTGGGGGCCAGATGTGTGTTCATCGGCAGGCCCGCACTCTGGGGTTTGGCATGTAAT GGTGCAGAAGGAGTCGGGCAGGTTTTACGGGTTCTACGAGACGAATTTAGTCTGGCCATGGCGAGGGCAG GATGTGCCAAAGTAGCCGACATCACTTCATCGCTTGTACTTCACGAATCATACTATTCATCTAGACAACTCCGTCATCCCAGAGCGATCAACGACAAGAAACTGAAATCGAAATACTGA
- the LOC118412694 gene encoding hydroxyacid oxidase 1-like encodes MNTGMVLSSWANHSLEKVTEATPRGIHWFYMLFYKDRGHMKRLLDRAERAGYSAIFLTTDQPYYPFSIDRRPRPFQVPISFPNVFDVEPDHAAGSAEYLECLRTVLKESATWEDVDWVRENTRLPVVLKGILSADDAKMAVERGVNGIYVSNHGGRELDGVPATIDVLSNIVRAVDGKAEVYLDGGVRTGTDVLKALALGARCVFIGRPALWGLACNGAEGVQQVLHILTHELNMAMARTGCSKISDIQPSLVVHQSYYGIPCSCQSRAGV; translated from the exons ATGAACACAGGAATGGTGTTGAGTTCCTGGGCAAATCATTCCCTGGAGAAGGTGACTGAAGCGACACCTCGCGGGATCCACTGGTTCTACATGCTATTCTACAAAGACCGTGGCCACATGAAGCGTCTGCTGGACCGGGCAGAGCGTGCGGGATATAGCGCCATATTCCTCACCACAGACCAGCCTTACTACCCATTTTCTATTGACAGAAGGCCTAGACCTTTCCAGGTTCCTATTAG TTTTCCTAACGTCTTCGACGTAGAGCCAGACCATGCCGCCGGTAGTGCGGAGTATCTGGAGTGTTTGAGAACTGTTTTGAAGGAATCGGCGACGTGGGAAGACGTGGATTGGGTCCGAGAGAACACCAGGCTGCCTGTAGTCCTAAAGGGGATCCTTTCAG CGGACGATGCCAAGATGGCTGTGGAACGTGGAGTGAACGGCATCTATGTGTCTAACCACGGCGGGAGAGAACTGGACGGTGTGCCGGCAACT ATAGATGTCCTGTCCAATATCGTCCGTGCTGTAGACGGTAAGGCGGAGGTTTACCTGGACGGAGGGGTCCGGACTGGGACGGACGTGCTGAAGGCCTTGGCGCTGGGGGCCAGATGTGTGTTCATCGGCAGGCCTGCTCTCTGGGGTCTGGCTTGTAAC GGCGCAGAAGGAGTTCAACAGGTTCTACATATTCTGACACATGAACTCAATATGGCCATGGCCAGAACAG GTTGTTCCAAGATATCCGACATCCAGCCGTCACTTGTTGTGCACCAGTCGTATTATGGCATACCGTGTAGCTGTCAAAGCCGTGCCGGTGTCTAG